The stretch of DNA AATTTAATAATAAAAAATAAAAATAATTTAAAAAAGACAAATAAAGATCAGATATTGTGAATTTATAGTTATTTTTCTGTCTTGTCAAAATCTCTCCATGCATCGGCTATTCTCTTCTCAAGTTTGTCAAGGTCCCTTAAGATTATTTCTCTTATGTTTTTGCTTCTACCTCTTTCTTACCTCTCGAAAAGGCTATAGCACTGGCAGAAACATTCTCTATGACATCCCTAGACCATCTTCTGTTCATAACACCTGCTTCTCTTGCAGCAGCCATGATTGAAGCTTTTAACTTCTCCTCATCAAATCGTTCTTTTCTTCCACTCTTCTTTATTACTTCTGTCATACACCCTTAATTAATAACTTTAAAATATTTAATTTTGCTGTTATTGTTTCTTTATTTTAATAACAGACTCTATTTGAATCACAATGGGAGCATTCAAACTCTATTGTTGTATGTTTTATGTTAAATTTCTCTTTCAATATAGAATTAATATTATTTAGTATTTCATGACTTTGATCGACTGTCATATCGGAAATTACTACATGTGCACTAAGTGCATTATAATTTGTTCCCAAAGACCAAACATGCAGGTCATGCACATTATTCACATTTTCTATATTTCTTATTTCACTTTCTATATCATTTACATCAATACCTTCAGGGACTCCTTCAAGAATAATATTTAGACTTTCTTTAAATATCCCCCATGCACTGTAGATTACAATTAGGCCAATCAATATGCTGATTATCGGATCAATCATATAGAATCCTGTTAAAGATATTACAGCTCCAGCAATTAATACCCCAACCCATCCAAGAAAATCTTCAGTAATATGCCAGAATACACTTTTTATATTAAGGTCTTTGTCCTTTCCTTTTAGCATCTTAAAAGCTATTGCACCATTAGTTATAATTCCAAAAACTGCAATTACAAAAACCATTTTTCCATCAACTGGTTCAGGATTTAAAATCCTTAGATAAGCTCTGTAAAATATAAAAAAAGTAAGCAAAATCAAGACAGTTGAATTGATTAAGGCAGCAAGGATTGTTGTCCGTCTATATCCAAAAGTCATATTCTTTGTTGGTGAAGATTGTGCCTTTTGGTTAGCATAGTATGAAATACCAAGAGCTACGGAATCAGAAAAATCATGTATAGTATCACTTAGAAGTGCGAGACTGTTAGATAAAATACCCCCAACAAGCTCAATTACTGTGAAAATGCTGTTCAGTATTATTCCATAAAGAATACTCTTTTTAGCTTCATCATAATGATCATGCATATTTTCTATACTCGCCTATACATATAAATATATTTCGTGGAATTTACTCATTAAAAAATCATAAGACTATTGTTATTTATATTTGTGAAGATGCCGATAAAGAGTATATTTATAAATTCTTTAATTCTCTAACTAAAGATAAGGAGGATTAAAATGGATAACAAATATTCAATAATAAAAACTTTAACGAAATTAAAGACTTATAAAAAAAGAATTTTAGCCACATCCTTTGTAAGTATTGCATTGATATTAGCATTATTTGCTTCTCCTTTATTTGCAGTTCTTCCACCTCAGTATATTTATGGCAGTATAACTGTTGCATCAAATCCTAACGGTGCCTCCATCTCCTTAGTTACTCCTGACGGAACATATATAGGGCCAACTCAAATAACGCCATATACTTTTACCAATATTAAACCTGGCTGGTCTACTATATCTCTCTCCTTAGGAGGTTACCAAAACTGGACAACGCAGGTCTATGTTAACTCTGGGGAAAACGAATATGTTTATGGAAGTCTAACCCCTAATTATAATCCTAATGCTACAGGGTCAATAACTGTAACCTCTCAACCTGCTGGGGCAATAGTTCAATTAATAACCCCATCCGGACTATTTGTTGGCCCCTCTATTAAAACACCGTATACTTTTACAAACGTACCTGTGGGGGTAAGTTCTGTGACTTTTTCTATGAACGGATACCATGACTGGTCTTCCAACATTAGAGTCCAAGCAGGTCAGAATACAAATGTGAATGCTATATTAACTCCTATGGAAACTAAAGGGTCAATATATGTGACTTCATCGCCAACAGGTGCTATTATTGGAGTAGATGGGCAGTGGTGGGGCACATACAGGACAACACCTAACACTATTATGGATTTAACTCCAGGGCATCACGTTATACAGCTTTCCATGGACGGATATCAAATGTGGTCAACAACTATAGACGTAAGTGCTGGGGGAACAGCATATGTTCAGGCTACTTTGCTACCAGAAGATATGCACGGTACCCTTAGCATAACTTCAGATCCTTTAGGTGCAACAGTATCAATAGAAACACCTCATGGAATGTATGTTGGTGAAGTAATCAAAACACCGTATTTGTTGGATAGAATCGATGTAGGATACAGTACAATCACATTCTATAAGGATGGATACGAACCAGTAACAAAGAGGGCATATGTAAAGGCTGACGGAGTCACTTACGTTGACGCTGAGCTAAAACCAATTCTTTTTAAATAAATTATTTTTTCTTTTATTTCATTCAAATCCATTTTTAAGAAAAGAATGTCCCTCAAATCCTAAGATTCTCATCGGGACTATGGGGAGGCATAGATGGCTAGTCCCTTAGCCGTAATTTAATAATCTTAATCTTTAAAGATCTCTCCACCATGCTTGTGAGATGCACTTATCGCATGTTGATGTTCTTTCGTTCCAACAACCATCGCAACAAATATCCCCACACACTAAACACGTGTGCGTATGCGTTATTTCACCGCATTTTTTGCATTCCTTTTCTTCAGAAACATAAATCCATTTGCCAACAGAACGCATTTTTACCACTCCTAAATATCCTACTATTAACTAACTATGGGCTTTACATAACTATAAGGATTTGTAAAAAAACATGTAAAACATGTAAGATTTATGGTGAAAAAAGTGCTCTCCCTTTATTAGTCAATTCAACAATTTTGTTTCTACCTTTAGTAGATACTATAATATAGTTCGACAAAGTTAAGTAACTCATTCTTTTTCCCATAGTTGGTCTTGTAATGTTAATTTCTCTCCCTATGTCTGAAAACGTGGGCTTAACTCCAACTACATTCTTGGCATATACAAATCTTAGAATTTCTAACAAATTTTCTGGAAGTTTTTCCTTTTCTATAGGTGAGATATCTTTTGTCTCTTTTTCTATGAGTTTCATTTCAACATTGCCGAATATCTCTGAATCGACTGAAATGATTACTGTAATGCCTCTAAGATATGCTATCTCCCTTAGATGATGTACAAATGATAAGAACTTACTAAATCCATTCTTGGATAAAAGATAGTCAATTCTATCTATTAGAACAAAGCTTTTTCTTGGTATACCTTCTAAATATTTTTCAATCTCTGTAAAGTTGGGAGAAAGAGAGCCTCGTTTATCTTTTTCTGAAATCCAAATATAGTTGTACTTTCCTTTAATTTGTTTAGAATATTCTAGTTCAGAGGATCTTGTAAGGATATATCCCGAATAGCCAACTTTTAGCAGATCATTAAAAGCTTCAATTGAGAATAGACTTTTTGACTCTTTTACAAGATATATCTTACCAGCTTCTAGATCGAATTTCATCAACTGACGCTTCATTTTTTCTTCTGTAAGCTTTCTTTCTGTGATATCCCTTACAATGCTCAAGACTACTGTTTTTTTCTTAAGTTTGATAATTTTACTGCATATTTCAACTGAGATTGGTCTGTAATCCTTTCTCATAATCTCTGTTTCAAAGCAATAGTAATTTCTCTTCTTAAGTTCCTCAAACATTTCGTTTAGCATCTCAACATATTCTGGAGGATGAATATCGCTAGGAGTCATATTTAGTAGTTCTGTCTTATCGTATCCCAAAAGGTCAGAAGCAATCTGATTTGTTTCAACAAAATTTCCATCAAGTTCATGGATAAATATCGCGTCACTCGCATTGTTGAAAAGTGTTCTGAACTTCTCCTCGCTTTCCTTTAAGGCTTGCTCCGAGTACTTCCTTTCTATTATATGCCCTAATTTTTCTACTATGGCGAGAATTAATTTTCTTTCTGCTGTAAGAAAAGGGCCTTCTTCTAGTTCAGGTCTTTCTTCAAGATAAAATACTTCAAGTTTACCAATATTACTATTGTAATAATTAATCGGGGCATCTAATTTCCACTTAGTCTCTGCAAAATTCCATGTTACAAATTCTTGACCATCTAATTTAATTCTAGCACATGCTATTTCAGGATATTTCCACCCTAGAGGTATCTTTTCCACTATTCTTTGAAATAATTCCTCAAGAGGGATATTTGGCATTTCATTTACTTTTGAGATATCATATAGACAGTTAAGTTCTTTTACGCGCTCTTTTAGAATGTCGAGGAGAACATCCTTTTCACCTTCAAGTTCCTCTAATCTACTTTTTATTATTTCAAGCTCACTTATTTTTGAGTGCTGAACTCTAAGCTCTTCAATAAGCTCTTCTTTTGATATGTCTTCATCTCTTTTCAATCAATCACTTCAGTAATTAATGGCCTAAATTAATTTCCACCTATGTAATTTCGTATTAAATATGCCACGGACTTTAAAAGGATTTATATTAGATCAAAAAATGAAATTAAATAAAAATATCTTAAGACAATAATTATAATGCTTAAACTCATTTTTAGAGGAACTAGCATATTAACTTACTAGTAAAGTGGGGGTATTAAAATAGAGAATAACTACTATTTTGATAAGAATGATCCTAAAGACATTGAGGAAGTTGTTAATACTGCAATAAAACTGATAGAAGAAGGAACAGAATTTCAATTTATAGAATTTGAATTAAATGGAAAAAATAAAATAATTAGATATTGTGAGATTACGATTGTTACAGATTGAGTATTACTCTAGCAATAACAGGCAGAAACTTGTAAAGCACATACCTTCATTAGGCACTACTTTTAGATCATATCCTGAATTTTTGGCTGTTTGGTAGACATCTATACCTACACTCTCCATTGAAGGTCTTGCTATTCGCCTGTAAATACATCTCCTCTTATCAAATAGACTTGGAGTTTGAACTTGATCCGCACTGCAGTTGTCGCATAATTTGCAAGT from Methanofastidiosum sp. encodes:
- a CDS encoding PAS domain S-box protein, yielding MKRDEDISKEELIEELRVQHSKISELEIIKSRLEELEGEKDVLLDILKERVKELNCLYDISKVNEMPNIPLEELFQRIVEKIPLGWKYPEIACARIKLDGQEFVTWNFAETKWKLDAPINYYNSNIGKLEVFYLEERPELEEGPFLTAERKLILAIVEKLGHIIERKYSEQALKESEEKFRTLFNNASDAIFIHELDGNFVETNQIASDLLGYDKTELLNMTPSDIHPPEYVEMLNEMFEELKKRNYYCFETEIMRKDYRPISVEICSKIIKLKKKTVVLSIVRDITERKLTEEKMKRQLMKFDLEAGKIYLVKESKSLFSIEAFNDLLKVGYSGYILTRSSELEYSKQIKGKYNYIWISEKDKRGSLSPNFTEIEKYLEGIPRKSFVLIDRIDYLLSKNGFSKFLSFVHHLREIAYLRGITVIISVDSEIFGNVEMKLIEKETKDISPIEKEKLPENLLEILRFVYAKNVVGVKPTFSDIGREINITRPTMGKRMSYLTLSNYIIVSTKGRNKIVELTNKGRALFSP
- a CDS encoding cation diffusion facilitator family transporter, whose protein sequence is MHDHYDEAKKSILYGIILNSIFTVIELVGGILSNSLALLSDTIHDFSDSVALGISYYANQKAQSSPTKNMTFGYRRTTILAALINSTVLILLTFFIFYRAYLRILNPEPVDGKMVFVIAVFGIITNGAIAFKMLKGKDKDLNIKSVFWHITEDFLGWVGVLIAGAVISLTGFYMIDPIISILIGLIVIYSAWGIFKESLNIILEGVPEGIDVNDIESEIRNIENVNNVHDLHVWSLGTNYNALSAHVVISDMTVDQSHEILNNINSILKEKFNIKHTTIEFECSHCDSNRVCY
- a CDS encoding PEGA domain-containing protein, whose translation is MDNKYSIIKTLTKLKTYKKRILATSFVSIALILALFASPLFAVLPPQYIYGSITVASNPNGASISLVTPDGTYIGPTQITPYTFTNIKPGWSTISLSLGGYQNWTTQVYVNSGENEYVYGSLTPNYNPNATGSITVTSQPAGAIVQLITPSGLFVGPSIKTPYTFTNVPVGVSSVTFSMNGYHDWSSNIRVQAGQNTNVNAILTPMETKGSIYVTSSPTGAIIGVDGQWWGTYRTTPNTIMDLTPGHHVIQLSMDGYQMWSTTIDVSAGGTAYVQATLLPEDMHGTLSITSDPLGATVSIETPHGMYVGEVIKTPYLLDRIDVGYSTITFYKDGYEPVTKRAYVKADGVTYVDAELKPILFK